The Halomonas sp. KG2 genome contains a region encoding:
- a CDS encoding protein kinase: MSQAPLQQFYIPEEQSVYLLSHHDARKLKDWVALCQAQLAQLGYTGIELVGKGAYGFVFAGSAQHQDVPAHYVFKFSRITLPTHLQERLEEEAFMLDQVSHPRIPKLVAYQRSRGQSILVMERAPGWNLEQVSLKEGRLSPRLVVRIANQLADILSALRRETGPNARPVVHGDIKPSNLVFDPDTESIALIDWGSSVFAQLDEKLQFVGANVMELMSDNLQQTNARLGDVYFIGEEQLNGALSSPRFDEQGAAGTLYALASAQSCRFGHRAIPASSLGLPLEFARTLDGMLDPDPHIRHKAGDHYLQAMSRMAKVVMLDLPTPIQTPLVPVWGRAAHQEIDTVVYSSRKAFLREANAEETLNDVNDVQLDRYYKQFMQGMGETEKAFLASVSRLGKYPVVGGLAVRWEREGVYIDSSLNLHDPALKPAFIQAVNNMVHLARAIHRQGVFKSCLFNARQTLHLERASAEEPFHCDPGTTIDYELSAVPEMEDLTRQHSYFEDGPDPEELLVLPDTIMHILQRLNEIHHTGMIIFESLPKHLKIHSYYRLLDPSREAEFRALLAQMLASVSQIEGLGVSGFMKMPYKDTRFFTHLECQPEHFYPKDPRDFLRKTPSIGGPQTA, from the coding sequence ATGTCTCAGGCACCGCTCCAGCAGTTTTATATACCGGAAGAGCAGTCGGTATATCTACTCAGCCATCACGATGCCCGTAAGCTTAAAGACTGGGTAGCACTGTGTCAGGCACAGCTCGCCCAGCTAGGCTACACGGGGATTGAGCTGGTGGGTAAAGGTGCCTATGGCTTTGTATTTGCGGGCAGCGCGCAACACCAAGATGTGCCTGCCCACTACGTGTTTAAATTTTCACGTATTACGCTACCGACCCATTTACAAGAACGCCTTGAAGAAGAGGCGTTTATGCTTGATCAGGTTTCCCATCCCCGCATACCAAAGCTGGTGGCTTACCAACGCTCCCGAGGCCAGTCAATTCTGGTGATGGAGCGTGCGCCTGGTTGGAATCTTGAACAGGTGTCACTGAAAGAAGGCCGTCTCTCTCCACGGTTAGTGGTGCGCATTGCCAACCAGTTGGCCGATATTCTTTCCGCATTGCGCCGCGAAACGGGTCCCAATGCGCGTCCCGTTGTGCATGGCGACATCAAGCCGTCAAATTTGGTATTTGATCCAGATACCGAATCCATCGCATTGATTGACTGGGGATCGTCCGTATTTGCCCAGTTAGACGAAAAGCTCCAATTTGTTGGGGCAAACGTGATGGAATTAATGTCCGACAACCTGCAGCAAACCAACGCCCGGCTGGGCGATGTCTACTTTATTGGTGAAGAGCAGCTAAATGGAGCGCTATCATCGCCGCGTTTCGATGAGCAAGGGGCGGCAGGAACGCTATATGCATTAGCTTCGGCGCAATCTTGCCGCTTTGGTCATCGCGCCATTCCCGCTAGCTCGCTGGGGCTACCCTTGGAGTTTGCCCGCACCTTAGACGGCATGCTGGATCCCGACCCACACATACGCCATAAAGCAGGGGATCACTATTTACAGGCAATGTCCCGTATGGCCAAAGTAGTGATGTTAGATTTACCTACGCCAATACAAACCCCGCTAGTGCCTGTTTGGGGTCGTGCGGCGCACCAAGAAATTGATACGGTCGTTTACAGCTCCCGGAAAGCGTTTCTGCGCGAAGCGAACGCGGAAGAAACACTTAATGATGTCAATGATGTGCAGCTAGACCGCTATTACAAACAATTTATGCAGGGCATGGGGGAAACCGAAAAGGCGTTTTTGGCCTCGGTGAGTCGCTTAGGAAAATACCCGGTTGTTGGTGGTTTAGCAGTACGCTGGGAGCGAGAGGGCGTCTATATAGACTCCTCACTTAACCTGCATGATCCCGCATTAAAGCCAGCGTTCATTCAAGCCGTCAACAATATGGTGCACTTGGCGCGAGCCATCCATCGCCAAGGGGTGTTTAAAAGCTGTTTGTTTAATGCACGCCAAACGCTGCATTTAGAGCGCGCGAGTGCGGAAGAGCCTTTTCATTGTGATCCTGGCACCACGATTGACTACGAGCTGAGCGCGGTTCCAGAAATGGAAGACCTCACTCGCCAGCATAGCTACTTTGAAGACGGCCCTGATCCAGAAGAGCTACTGGTCCTGCCTGACACCATTATGCACATACTGCAACGGCTGAATGAGATTCATCACACCGGCATGATCATCTTTGAGTCACTACCAAAGCATCTTAAAATCCATAGCTATTATCGGCTACTGGACCCTAGCCGAGAGGCCGAGTTTCGGGCTTTGCTGGCGCAGATGTTGGCGTCTGTAAGCCAGATCGAGGGGTTAGGCGTGTCCGGCTTTATGAAAATGCCTTACAAAGACACGCGATTTTTTACCCATTTAGAGTGCCAGCCTGAACATTTTTATCCTAAAGACCCGCGTGATTTTTTAAGAAAGACGCCGTCAATCGGCGGTCCTCAGACTGCTTGA
- a CDS encoding ABC transporter ATP-binding protein: MIELSHVSKHFGEDTAVDDISLHVAKGKFCALVGSSGCGKSTTLRMINRLIEHSSGDIIIDGQAIGHYDPVKLRRRIGYAIQSTGLFPHWTVAHNIGLVPRLLKWPAADVKARVEELMRLLGLPTEEFAHKYPHQLSGGQAQRVGVARALAADPDILLMDEPFGALDPITREKLQDELAKLQARLHKTVVFVTHDMDEALKLADHLVVMREGRIVQQGSPLALLQTPADPFVESLLGGLERGLKQAALTRVKDHMSSLGQTLPAQSRIPGDFSLRQALSMMLRDHCDRLTVVDQHDMPIGELSLRKVVKEAQLDKVSHRDA; the protein is encoded by the coding sequence ATGATAGAGCTTTCCCATGTGTCGAAGCACTTTGGCGAAGACACAGCGGTTGACGACATATCCTTACACGTCGCGAAAGGAAAGTTCTGTGCGCTGGTAGGGTCATCAGGCTGCGGAAAATCGACGACGTTACGTATGATAAATCGTTTGATTGAGCATAGTAGCGGCGACATTATCATCGACGGACAGGCAATAGGCCACTATGACCCGGTTAAGCTTCGCCGCCGAATAGGCTATGCGATCCAGAGTACCGGCCTGTTTCCTCATTGGACGGTAGCGCACAACATTGGGCTGGTACCGCGTTTGTTAAAATGGCCTGCCGCTGATGTTAAAGCACGCGTAGAAGAGTTAATGCGTCTGTTAGGCCTTCCCACGGAAGAGTTTGCTCATAAGTATCCTCATCAGCTCTCTGGCGGCCAGGCGCAGCGGGTAGGCGTTGCGCGCGCATTGGCGGCAGATCCTGATATTTTGCTGATGGATGAGCCTTTTGGAGCGCTAGACCCTATTACGCGAGAAAAGCTTCAAGACGAGCTGGCAAAGCTTCAGGCGCGGTTGCATAAAACCGTGGTGTTCGTGACTCACGATATGGATGAAGCGCTCAAACTGGCAGATCATTTAGTCGTTATGCGCGAAGGTCGTATTGTTCAGCAGGGGTCACCGCTAGCGCTGCTTCAAACCCCCGCCGATCCGTTTGTTGAGTCGCTATTGGGAGGGTTGGAGCGTGGCTTAAAGCAGGCTGCCTTAACACGCGTGAAAGACCACATGTCGTCGCTTGGGCAGACACTGCCTGCCCAGTCGCGTATTCCGGGTGATTTTTCACTGCGCCAAGCGCTTTCAATGATGCTGCGAGACCACTGCGATAGGCTGACGGTTGTCGACCAGCATGATATGCCGATTGGTGAGTTATCGCTGCGCAAAGTGGTCAAAGAGGCCCAGTTAGACAAGGTGAGTCACCGTGACGCGTGA
- a CDS encoding alpha-ketoacid dehydrogenase subunit beta, protein MPTMNMLQAINNALDIAMAEDDKVICFGEDVGVFGGVFRATSHLQEKYGKARCFNTPLVEQGIIGFANGLAAQGSVPVAEIQFADYIFPAFDQIVNESAKFRYRSGDLFNVGGLTIRTPYGGGIAGGLYHSQSPEAYFTHTPGLKVVVPRNPYQAKGLLLASIRDPDPVLFLEPKRLYRASVGEVPQEDYQLPIGEAEVIKEGTDITLVGWGAQMEVIGKAVELAEEQGIACEVIDLRTVMPWDADTVVESVLKTGRLIVSHEAPLTGGFAGEIAATIQERCFLYLESPITRVTGLDTPFPLVLEKEYLPDHLKIFEAIRESVNF, encoded by the coding sequence ATGCCCACAATGAACATGCTCCAGGCGATCAACAATGCGCTTGATATCGCCATGGCTGAAGATGACAAAGTTATCTGTTTTGGTGAAGATGTTGGCGTTTTTGGCGGCGTATTCCGTGCTACCAGCCATTTACAGGAAAAGTATGGTAAAGCGCGCTGCTTTAACACGCCGTTGGTAGAGCAAGGCATCATTGGTTTCGCCAATGGGCTGGCTGCTCAAGGCTCAGTGCCCGTTGCTGAAATTCAGTTTGCCGACTACATCTTTCCCGCTTTTGACCAAATCGTTAATGAGTCTGCGAAATTCCGCTACCGTTCGGGGGATTTATTCAATGTGGGTGGATTAACCATCCGCACGCCCTATGGCGGTGGTATCGCGGGGGGGCTCTATCATTCGCAATCACCAGAGGCTTACTTTACACATACGCCCGGCTTGAAAGTCGTTGTACCGCGCAACCCCTACCAAGCGAAAGGGCTACTGCTCGCTTCCATTCGCGATCCAGATCCAGTGCTTTTTTTGGAACCCAAGCGTCTCTATCGTGCATCGGTGGGTGAGGTGCCCCAAGAAGATTACCAGCTTCCGATTGGTGAAGCGGAGGTCATTAAAGAGGGGACTGATATAACGCTGGTGGGCTGGGGCGCGCAAATGGAAGTCATCGGCAAAGCCGTTGAGCTTGCTGAAGAGCAGGGCATTGCCTGTGAAGTGATTGATCTGCGCACGGTGATGCCATGGGACGCGGATACTGTCGTTGAGTCTGTTCTAAAAACAGGACGTTTGATCGTCAGCCATGAAGCGCCGTTAACAGGTGGCTTTGCGGGTGAAATCGCCGCGACGATCCAAGAGCGCTGTTTTCTCTATCTTGAATCGCCGATTACTCGGGTAACGGGGCTAGATACACCTTTCCCGCTAGTGCTGGAAAAAGAGTATTTGCCCGACCATCTGAAAATTTTTGAAGCGATTCGCGAAAGCGTTAACTTTTAA
- a CDS encoding ABC-type transport auxiliary lipoprotein family protein, with translation MSLRFTFSIVTLAALVLSAGCSILPESNPATLYRLPSPATLSEHTTATLPVKLGIATPEAGHLLNSNRIVVYPEGNVVNVYEGVRWHEDAPEMLQARLISDLQQRQLFTGVSSDRLPHDILLLSELRHFQSEYDTSPPSIHLQLDVQLVNTQHRKPLAATSFVIRTRANSPEIPDVVNAFGAASDALAEQLSAWIAAQSSSLRTAD, from the coding sequence ATGAGCTTGCGCTTTACGTTTAGCATCGTCACATTAGCGGCGCTTGTATTAAGCGCCGGTTGTTCAATACTGCCCGAAAGTAATCCCGCAACGCTCTATCGGCTGCCATCGCCTGCCACGCTGTCTGAACACACGACCGCCACCCTCCCGGTAAAACTTGGCATTGCCACCCCGGAGGCAGGTCACTTGCTTAACAGCAACCGTATTGTGGTATACCCAGAAGGCAATGTAGTCAATGTATATGAGGGGGTACGCTGGCATGAAGACGCCCCAGAAATGCTTCAAGCGCGCTTAATTTCTGATCTCCAGCAGCGCCAGCTATTCACTGGCGTGAGTAGCGACCGATTGCCTCACGATATACTGCTACTGAGCGAGCTGCGCCATTTCCAAAGTGAGTACGACACTTCCCCACCCAGTATTCATCTTCAATTAGATGTCCAACTTGTGAATACACAACACCGAAAGCCGCTAGCAGCGACTAGTTTTGTTATCCGCACCCGCGCGAATAGCCCGGAGATTCCGGACGTCGTCAATGCGTTTGGCGCGGCCAGCGACGCGCTAGCTGAGCAGCTTTCAGCATGGATCGCGGCGCAATCAAGCAGTCTGAGGACCGCCGATTGA
- a CDS encoding ABC transporter permease, whose product MSQIDALPSPLRQYGHLNSVLICLSAAMLGASWLLGLVSVAPNRIVAGTSYGLVAAIGWPGALLVSLLFIAMGGLAIRPSRLHGYAQLCIITLTLLLMPFGLMVAGHWLIDPTLPQARLGIGAAYWVVLFLLLLCLVEVRLRLGLSRLWTTLLLSSVGGAWLLCAALWLENLALVQEFQARDQQFYRAMLQHVVLVGIAVSVSIVVGLVLAMLMRRYQRLQRIAFAWLNFLQTIPSLALFGLLLAPLAWLAANVPFLAQLGVSGIGATPALIALIAYSLLPMVRNTYIALDEVDPETLDAAKAMGMRPYQRFWQVRFPLALPILLEGVRITAVQAIGLTAVAALIGAGGLGTFIFQGLGQAAMDMVLLGALPILVLALIVDASLGALADALRPGGHK is encoded by the coding sequence ATGTCGCAGATAGACGCCTTGCCATCGCCACTCCGTCAATATGGGCATTTAAACTCAGTACTGATTTGTTTAAGTGCCGCTATGTTAGGGGCCTCTTGGCTACTAGGTCTTGTTAGCGTCGCGCCTAATAGAATTGTAGCGGGCACATCTTATGGCTTAGTAGCTGCGATTGGGTGGCCCGGTGCACTGCTTGTTTCCTTGTTATTTATCGCTATGGGCGGCTTGGCTATAAGGCCAAGCCGCCTTCATGGCTATGCTCAGCTGTGTATCATTACCCTGACACTCTTATTGATGCCATTCGGGCTTATGGTAGCAGGCCACTGGCTGATTGATCCGACTCTGCCGCAAGCGCGTTTAGGGATTGGGGCAGCCTATTGGGTCGTGCTTTTTTTGCTTTTATTGTGCCTAGTGGAAGTGCGTTTACGTTTGGGGTTGTCGCGTTTATGGACCACTCTACTGCTCAGCAGCGTGGGGGGAGCGTGGCTGCTTTGTGCCGCCTTATGGCTTGAAAATTTAGCCCTTGTTCAGGAGTTTCAAGCGCGCGACCAGCAGTTTTATCGTGCCATGCTGCAACATGTGGTACTGGTCGGCATAGCGGTGAGCGTTAGTATCGTGGTTGGTTTAGTGCTCGCTATGCTAATGCGACGTTACCAACGTCTACAACGAATAGCGTTTGCATGGCTGAACTTCCTGCAAACGATTCCGAGCTTAGCTCTGTTTGGGCTACTGCTCGCTCCGCTTGCTTGGCTAGCTGCTAACGTGCCCTTTTTAGCGCAGTTAGGAGTTAGCGGTATTGGCGCCACACCCGCATTGATTGCGCTCATTGCTTATAGCCTGTTACCCATGGTGCGCAATACGTATATTGCGCTTGATGAAGTCGACCCTGAAACCTTAGATGCTGCTAAGGCGATGGGGATGCGTCCGTATCAGCGCTTCTGGCAGGTAAGATTTCCGTTGGCGCTGCCAATACTATTAGAAGGTGTACGAATTACCGCTGTGCAAGCGATTGGATTAACGGCCGTTGCTGCGTTGATTGGGGCAGGTGGGCTTGGCACGTTTATTTTTCAGGGGTTAGGCCAAGCGGCTATGGACATGGTGCTACTTGGCGCGCTGCCTATTTTGGTCTTGGCACTAATTGTAGATGCTAGTTTGGGGGCATTAGCCGACGCGCTTCGCCCCGGGGGACATAAATGA
- a CDS encoding ATP-binding cassette domain-containing protein — translation MNSDKPIEQNDLPVIKVRGLVNRFGTHVVHENLDLTLERGEILGVVGGSGTGKSVLLRSIVGLKRPNGGTVEVLGTTLNELNEAQRSQIERRFGVLFQRGALFSSLNLQENIALPLIEHARLPREDAEHLARVKLSLVGLPPQAALQFPESLSGGMVKRAALARALALDPDILFLDEPTAGLDPIGAAAFDQLLVTLRDALGFSVFLVTHDLDTLYAACDRVAVLSQKRVLVVDTIDNVADTDDEWIQDYFHGPRGRAAQRAHSASSNNANVQE, via the coding sequence ATCAATTCAGATAAACCGATAGAGCAAAACGACTTACCGGTCATTAAGGTTCGAGGCTTAGTGAACCGCTTTGGCACGCATGTGGTTCACGAAAATTTAGATCTAACCCTTGAACGCGGGGAAATCCTCGGCGTTGTCGGCGGTTCTGGCACCGGCAAATCAGTGCTGTTACGCAGCATCGTCGGCTTGAAACGCCCCAATGGCGGCACGGTTGAAGTCCTAGGCACAACGCTTAACGAGCTTAACGAGGCGCAGCGCAGTCAAATAGAGCGCCGCTTTGGCGTGCTGTTTCAGCGCGGCGCGCTGTTCAGCTCGTTGAACCTGCAAGAGAATATTGCCCTACCGCTAATTGAACATGCCAGGCTACCCCGCGAAGACGCCGAGCATCTTGCCAGGGTCAAGCTATCGTTGGTCGGGCTTCCGCCCCAGGCCGCGCTGCAGTTTCCTGAGTCGCTGTCTGGCGGCATGGTCAAGCGCGCCGCCCTTGCCCGTGCCTTAGCGCTGGATCCTGACATCCTGTTTCTGGATGAGCCAACCGCGGGGCTTGACCCTATTGGCGCGGCGGCCTTCGATCAGTTGCTGGTCACCCTTCGCGATGCGCTGGGATTCAGCGTATTCCTGGTTACCCATGACCTAGATACGCTCTACGCTGCCTGCGACCGGGTCGCGGTACTCTCACAGAAACGTGTGCTGGTAGTGGATACTATCGATAACGTGGCGGATACCGACGATGAATGGATTCAAGACTACTTTCACGGCCCGCGTGGTCGAGCCGCTCAGCGTGCTCATAGCGCCTCTTCAAATAACGCAAACGTCCAGGAGTGA
- a CDS encoding MCE family protein — translation METRAHHVLIGLFTLGTAVAALLFALWMSYAAGERNYQPYRILFERSVSGLSIGSKVQYNGIEVGDVTELTLNPDDPRQVIASVRVYEDTPVKTDTRAKLAFASITGSMSVQLYGGTPESPRLANQTDSMAPLIKADPSPIATLFDEGETMIQNINSILINVNELFNDGNREQAGTILTSIAQITEMIASQQTALDQNMALFGEVSRQATTTLESIDTLSQEATQLLRQDGQQMMQSAASASRDVASAAQRIEQLVNDNAGAVDSMLQGAQDIAPALSALRSTLTNLERITRQLEESPTDFFLGRDQVEEFRP, via the coding sequence ATGGAAACCCGCGCGCATCACGTTTTGATAGGTTTGTTCACACTGGGAACCGCCGTCGCGGCGCTGCTGTTTGCACTTTGGATGAGCTATGCCGCCGGAGAGCGTAACTATCAGCCTTACCGCATTCTATTTGAGCGCAGTGTTAGTGGTTTATCAATTGGCAGCAAGGTGCAGTACAACGGCATTGAAGTTGGCGATGTTACCGAGCTGACGCTGAACCCTGACGACCCACGCCAAGTGATTGCCAGTGTGCGAGTCTATGAAGACACCCCCGTCAAAACAGATACCCGAGCAAAATTAGCCTTTGCCAGCATTACCGGCAGTATGTCGGTTCAACTGTATGGTGGCACCCCAGAAAGCCCCCGCCTGGCAAATCAAACGGACAGCATGGCACCGCTTATCAAGGCAGACCCTTCACCGATCGCCACGCTATTTGATGAAGGCGAAACAATGATTCAAAACATTAATTCTATTCTGATAAACGTTAATGAACTATTTAATGACGGCAATCGTGAACAAGCCGGCACTATTTTGACGAGTATTGCGCAGATCACAGAGATGATCGCCTCACAACAAACAGCGCTTGATCAAAATATGGCACTGTTCGGCGAAGTATCACGCCAAGCCACAACGACCCTTGAAAGCATCGATACCCTCAGCCAAGAGGCGACACAGCTATTGCGCCAAGATGGCCAGCAAATGATGCAAAGCGCTGCAAGCGCCAGTCGTGATGTGGCCAGCGCCGCGCAACGAATTGAACAACTCGTTAACGACAATGCCGGTGCTGTCGACAGTATGCTGCAGGGGGCACAAGACATTGCTCCCGCACTTTCAGCCTTACGTTCTACACTAACTAATCTTGAGCGTATTACTCGCCAGCTTGAAGAGAGTCCCACAGACTTCTTCCTGGGCCGGGATCAGGTAGAGGAGTTTCGTCCATGA
- a CDS encoding 2-oxo acid dehydrogenase subunit E2, with product MSDFMLPDIGEGIVECEVVEWRVAEGDRIEEDQPIVEVMTDKALVEITAPEAGVVTKLYVAQGKIAKVHAPLYAYQAENDTQEAGATEQANEPQSPVADADSGSAKTVEQAAVASSTCSLSTSSGKIPASPAVRRLVREHQLELTAIAGSGKDGRVLKEDVLAHLNQPSAAPSQAPSQVAQPPRVEPLRGVRAVMAKRMVEAASSIPHFHYGEEIDVTDLLALRERLKPRVEALGERLTLMPFFMKAMALAVTEAPIINAQLNAEANELHYYKQCNIGMAVDSKAGLLVPNVKGVERLTLLDIAREVGRLTVAAREGRVDQADLKGGTISISNIGALGGTYAAPIINAPEAAIVAIGKTQWLPRFDEQGEVQRRAIMTITWAGDHRFIDGGTIARFCNAWKGYLEAPETMLLHLG from the coding sequence ATGAGCGATTTCATGCTGCCGGATATCGGCGAAGGCATTGTTGAATGTGAAGTAGTGGAGTGGCGCGTTGCGGAGGGTGATCGGATTGAGGAAGATCAGCCAATTGTCGAGGTGATGACCGATAAAGCGCTAGTGGAAATTACCGCTCCCGAAGCGGGCGTTGTCACCAAGCTTTATGTTGCCCAAGGAAAAATTGCCAAAGTACACGCACCGCTTTATGCCTACCAAGCAGAAAATGACACGCAAGAAGCCGGCGCGACGGAACAGGCTAACGAGCCTCAATCACCTGTCGCTGACGCTGACAGTGGCTCAGCCAAGACGGTTGAGCAAGCCGCTGTGGCATCCAGTACCTGCAGCCTTAGTACGAGCAGCGGCAAAATACCGGCCAGCCCAGCCGTGCGACGTCTTGTTCGTGAACACCAGCTTGAGTTAACTGCCATTGCTGGCAGTGGTAAAGATGGCCGGGTATTAAAAGAAGACGTGCTGGCGCACCTGAATCAACCTTCTGCGGCCCCTAGCCAAGCACCATCGCAAGTAGCCCAACCTCCCCGCGTCGAACCGCTTCGCGGTGTGCGCGCGGTGATGGCGAAAAGAATGGTTGAGGCAGCCAGCTCCATCCCGCATTTCCACTATGGCGAAGAGATCGATGTGACCGATCTGTTGGCGCTGCGCGAGCGTCTAAAGCCACGGGTAGAAGCGCTTGGTGAGCGGCTAACACTCATGCCCTTTTTCATGAAAGCCATGGCGCTAGCGGTTACTGAGGCGCCGATCATCAATGCCCAGCTAAACGCGGAAGCCAACGAGCTGCACTACTACAAACAGTGCAATATCGGCATGGCGGTGGATAGTAAAGCCGGTTTGCTGGTGCCCAATGTGAAAGGTGTTGAGCGTTTAACGCTGCTAGACATTGCTCGTGAAGTGGGGCGTTTAACCGTTGCGGCCCGAGAAGGGCGTGTCGATCAGGCTGATCTCAAAGGTGGCACCATTAGTATTTCTAACATTGGTGCGTTGGGCGGCACCTATGCCGCGCCGATTATCAATGCGCCGGAAGCGGCGATAGTGGCGATTGGTAAAACCCAATGGTTACCGCGCTTCGACGAGCAAGGAGAAGTTCAGCGGCGAGCCATTATGACCATCACCTGGGCAGGCGATCACCGCTTTATTGATGGCGGTACCATCGCCAGGTTCTGCAATGCCTGGAAAGGCTACTTGGAAGCACCTGAAACCATGCTGCTGCACTTGGGCTAA
- a CDS encoding ABC transporter permease yields the protein MTRDRNRGESSIAVGPRWLWPIGWALLLLIGVLGIPALEPVFRWLEPDARQVIYSRADFASLLARHVFVVGIAAVITICVGVLAGIAVTRQWGRDFLPLAGQLASLGQTFPPVAVLALAVPVLGFGTLPIIVALMLYGLLPIVRNTLAGLQDVDASLKQAAFAMGMTPWQVLTRVELPLAAPVILAGIRTSVTINIATAAIGATVGASNLGDPIIAGIVNGNMAYVLQGALLIALLALTVDSLFDALQQQLRTRLSAS from the coding sequence GTGACGCGTGATCGTAACCGTGGCGAATCATCGATTGCAGTTGGCCCGCGCTGGCTATGGCCTATTGGTTGGGCACTTTTGCTGCTGATAGGGGTATTGGGTATCCCGGCGTTAGAGCCCGTATTTCGTTGGCTGGAGCCAGACGCCCGTCAGGTGATTTATTCCCGCGCTGATTTTGCTTCTCTGCTGGCAAGGCACGTGTTCGTTGTTGGCATCGCAGCTGTCATTACGATATGTGTAGGCGTATTGGCCGGCATCGCAGTCACTCGGCAGTGGGGGCGAGACTTCTTACCCCTAGCCGGGCAGTTGGCTTCACTGGGTCAGACATTTCCTCCTGTGGCAGTGCTTGCCCTGGCGGTTCCTGTATTGGGTTTTGGAACATTGCCGATTATCGTGGCGCTAATGCTCTATGGCTTATTGCCGATTGTGCGAAACACGCTTGCCGGGTTGCAGGATGTAGATGCGAGTCTGAAACAGGCTGCGTTTGCCATGGGGATGACCCCTTGGCAGGTATTAACTCGCGTTGAGCTGCCATTGGCCGCGCCGGTGATTCTGGCCGGTATCCGAACATCGGTAACCATTAATATTGCCACAGCGGCTATAGGGGCGACGGTAGGCGCCAGTAACTTAGGTGACCCGATCATAGCCGGTATCGTGAATGGCAATATGGCGTATGTTTTACAAGGTGCGCTGTTGATCGCGTTACTCGCGTTGACCGTCGATAGTCTGTTTGATGCGTTGCAACAACAGCTGCGCACTCGTCTATCTGCGTCTTAA
- a CDS encoding thiamine pyrophosphate-dependent dehydrogenase E1 component subunit alpha, with the protein MTNYVHQPSFMTGDEFSMATFSLLDPEGELYEGAIEPDLPRDHARRLYQAMLATRILDERMMAAQRQGRLSFYMQSTGEEAAVVGAAAALDDADMIMAQYREQGALMYRGFSIDEFMNQLFGNELDYGKGRQMPIHYGSRKLHYMTISSPLATQIPQATGYAYGQKLAGDGHCTLTFFGEGAASEGDFHAALNMASVHQVPVIFFCRNNGYAISTPSTEQFAADGIAPRAFGYHMHVIRVDGNDALAVYEATRQARQIAVEQNKPVLIEAMSYRLAAHSSSDDPSGYRAKSEEEAWRLKDPILRMQKWLLKKGWWSEEEETSQQETLRRDVLDTLKRAEKRSPPPLESLITDVYADITPELQRQFDQLKRHIRRYPEAYPRGARSLDLEVNTSTDSQGEA; encoded by the coding sequence ATGACAAACTACGTACATCAGCCGAGCTTTATGACCGGCGACGAATTCTCAATGGCTACTTTCAGCCTGCTCGACCCTGAGGGCGAGCTTTACGAAGGTGCGATAGAGCCAGACCTACCGCGTGATCATGCCAGACGGCTCTATCAAGCCATGCTGGCCACCCGTATCCTAGATGAGCGCATGATGGCTGCCCAGCGCCAGGGGCGGCTCAGTTTTTATATGCAAAGCACGGGTGAAGAAGCCGCCGTTGTTGGTGCAGCTGCTGCGCTAGACGATGCCGATATGATCATGGCGCAGTACCGCGAGCAAGGCGCCTTAATGTACCGCGGGTTCTCCATTGATGAGTTTATGAATCAGCTATTTGGCAACGAGCTTGACTACGGTAAAGGCCGTCAAATGCCGATTCACTATGGATCACGCAAGCTGCACTACATGACCATCTCTTCTCCGCTTGCAACGCAAATCCCCCAGGCGACAGGCTACGCATACGGTCAGAAATTAGCGGGTGATGGGCATTGCACCTTAACGTTTTTCGGTGAGGGTGCTGCATCAGAAGGTGATTTCCACGCCGCGCTGAATATGGCGTCTGTCCATCAAGTACCGGTGATTTTTTTCTGCCGCAACAATGGCTATGCCATTTCGACGCCGTCAACCGAGCAGTTTGCAGCCGATGGCATTGCCCCCAGGGCGTTTGGCTATCATATGCATGTGATACGCGTTGACGGGAACGATGCACTGGCAGTTTATGAAGCGACACGCCAAGCGCGTCAGATTGCTGTTGAACAGAACAAACCTGTGCTGATTGAAGCCATGTCTTACCGCCTTGCTGCTCACTCCTCTTCGGATGACCCTTCCGGCTATCGTGCCAAAAGTGAAGAAGAAGCATGGCGGTTAAAAGATCCCATACTGCGCATGCAGAAATGGCTGTTGAAAAAAGGCTGGTGGAGCGAGGAGGAGGAAACCAGCCAGCAGGAAACGTTGCGCCGCGACGTGCTGGATACCTTGAAACGGGCAGAAAAGCGTTCACCCCCACCGCTGGAATCGCTGATTACTGATGTCTATGCCGACATAACCCCTGAGTTACAGCGTCAATTTGATCAGCTTAAACGCCATATTCGCCGCTATCCAGAGGCCTACCCGCGTGGAGCGCGGTCGCTAGACCTTGAGGTGAATACGTCCACAGATTCCCAGGGGGAGGCATAA